The Argentina anserina chromosome 3, drPotAnse1.1, whole genome shotgun sequence genome includes a region encoding these proteins:
- the LOC126786200 gene encoding putative germin-like protein 2-2 isoform X2, whose amino-acid sequence MANQILVLAVLTMTSLTCTLVIAFEPSPLQDFCVADTTSSVNGLPCLDSKLAQADHFFFGGLHIAGNTSNPLGVRITPVNVAQISGLNTLGISLARIDYAPWGVTPPHTHPRATEILTVLEGTVAVGFVTSNPDNKLISKVLNKGDVFVFPVGLVHYQQNVGNGTAVSLSSLSSQNPGVITIANSVFGANPSISDDVLAKAFQVDKSIISDLQIKF is encoded by the exons ATGGCAAACCAAATTTTGGTATTGGCAGTCTTGACCATGACATCATTGACATGTACTCTGGTCATTGCATTTGAGCCTAGTCCATTGCAAGATTTCTGCGTAGCTGACACGACTAGCTCAG TGAATGGCCTACCTTGCTTGGACTCCAAGCTAGCGCAAGCCGACCATTTCTTCTTCGGAGGGCTTCACATTGCCGGAAATACCTCAAACCCTCTCGGAGTTAGAATCACCCCAGTCAATGTGGCCCAAATTTCAGGACTCAACACCCTCGGAATCTCACTGGCCCGCATTGACTATGCACCGTGGGGTGTTACCCCTCCTCACACCCATCCTCGTGCCACCGAAATTCTAACAGTCTTGGAGGGCACTGTTGCTGTTGGGTTTGTGACTTCTAATCCTGACAACAAGCTCATTTCTAAGGTGCTTAACAAGGGTGATGTGTTTGTTTTCCCTGTGGGACTAGTTCACTACCAGCAAAATGTGGGTAATGGAACTGCAGTGTCACTCTCCTCTCTGAGCAGCCAAAACCCTGGAGTCATCACAATTGCTAATTCAGTTTTTGGAGCGAATCCTTCAATTTCGGATGATGTTCTGGCCAAGGCTTTCCAGGTGGACAAATCCATAATTAGTGAtcttcaaataaaattttag
- the LOC126786200 gene encoding putative germin-like protein 2-1 isoform X3: MANQILVLAVLTMTSLTCTLVIAFEPSPLQDFCVADTTSSGLHIAGNTSNPLGVRITPVNVAQISGLNTLGISLARIDYAPWGVTPPHTHPRATEILTVLEGTVAVGFVTSNPDNKLISKVLNKGDVFVFPVGLVHYQQNVGNGTAVSLSSLSSQNPGVITIANSVFGANPSISDDVLAKAFQVDKSIISDLQIKF, translated from the exons ATGGCAAACCAAATTTTGGTATTGGCAGTCTTGACCATGACATCATTGACATGTACTCTGGTCATTGCATTTGAGCCTAGTCCATTGCAAGATTTCTGCGTAGCTGACACGACTAGCTCAG GGCTTCACATTGCCGGAAATACCTCAAACCCTCTCGGAGTTAGAATCACCCCAGTCAATGTGGCCCAAATTTCAGGACTCAACACCCTCGGAATCTCACTGGCCCGCATTGACTATGCACCGTGGGGTGTTACCCCTCCTCACACCCATCCTCGTGCCACCGAAATTCTAACAGTCTTGGAGGGCACTGTTGCTGTTGGGTTTGTGACTTCTAATCCTGACAACAAGCTCATTTCTAAGGTGCTTAACAAGGGTGATGTGTTTGTTTTCCCTGTGGGACTAGTTCACTACCAGCAAAATGTGGGTAATGGAACTGCAGTGTCACTCTCCTCTCTGAGCAGCCAAAACCCTGGAGTCATCACAATTGCTAATTCAGTTTTTGGAGCGAATCCTTCAATTTCGGATGATGTTCTGGCCAAGGCTTTCCAGGTGGACAAATCCATAATTAGTGAtcttcaaataaaattttag
- the LOC126786238 gene encoding small RNA 2'-O-methyltransferase-like translates to METEGASSVTVRKNTQTPKAIIHEKFGANACYTLEEVHESAENGCPGLAIVQKGPCLYCCTLKLPEITVVSGKFKKKKDAEQAAAELALEKLRFNPAAKRSSLPETWDGLVSQVKYLFSDEFLSSLHPLGGHLRAALQREGHRAGFVPACALAVFDATLNNLCKSIDPKVELDPFLIISYVIRAAARLSGYIASSEEELWIRRENPYPPEIIELSCIQPIPNKSGCPEILMVEAIIIPCSLEKTVERVILNLTSSGYYLDAIAKQLGLLEASDLMISRPIGKASSETRLHFAAPKQSLLDISSDAHSKEVCSFEGSSNARASYLSGQNIYGDAILATIGYTWRSKDLFYEDVSLKSYYRMLIGKTPSGLYKLSRGKILAAELPLAFTTNAKWKGLLPREILCTFCRQHRLSQPIFSTLSLEESSDSSQSHKKLRVTDLGVKDTEHANGCVVATGANETVKSGGSFSCELKVHSKFQDLILECSPKISFRMQNDSVQNASLKVLLWLDIYFTDPNVSFETLKASADDLDIRFEPNFFVEAFKLCQFFRNVGHSEIEEGKLVNSNSVNVPKSLSGQGLHSLIIEGPDSGVCPSNGSLSCVSYSASLVTEEHMKEQLESSDDFEFEIASGAVNPHLESVLIQMSVGQSACFFMDLPPQDLIFAAADDSARMFSLLSSKTCCLEFTIRLLRVIEPLEDRMEHAFFSPPLSKQRVEYAVQSIRESCSATLVDFGCGSGSLLDSLLNYPTSLEKIAGVDLSQKSLTSAAKILNTKLSSTSDVDISSTPLKSAILYDGSVTDSDSRLCGFDIGTCLEVIEHMEEDQAHLFGNVALSYFCPKILIVSTPNYEYNVILQKSTLSTPEDDPDERSESQPCKFRNHDHKFEWTRAQFNCWATELATRHNYDVEFSGVGGYGDEPGFASQIAVFRQRTIPQEDHPEEIPDSEHPYQVIWEWTSNDRS, encoded by the exons ATGGAAACTGAAGGAGCCTCATCTGTCACAGTTCGAAAGAATACACAGACACCTAAGGCTATTATACACGAAAAGTTTGGTGCCAATGCTTGCTATACACTTGAGGAAGTGCATGAGTCTGCTGAAAATGGATGTCCAGGATTAGCCATTGTGCAGAAAGGCCCTTGCCTTTACTGCTGTACCTTGAAGCTTCCGGAAATTACTGTTGTATCTGGGAagtttaaaaagaagaaggatgcTGAACAGGCTGCTGCTGAGTTGGCTTTGGAAAAG CTGCGCTTTAATCCTGCCGCAAAAAGGTCCTCTCTTCCAGAAACATGGGATGGCTTAGTTTCCCAAGTCAAATATCTATTTTCAGACGAG TTCCTTTCATCTCTTCATCCGCTGGGAGGTCATTTGAGAGCAGCTTTGCAAAGAGAAGGTCATCGCGCTGGCTTCGTCCCTGCTTGTGCCTTAGCCGTCTTTGACGCAACACTAAATAATTTGTGCAAATCCATTGATCCTAAGGTGGAATTAGATCCCTTCTTAATTATATCATATGTTATAAGGGCAGCTGCTAGATTATCTGGATATATTGCTAGTTCAGAGGAAGAGCTCTGGATTAGGAGGGAAAATCCATACCCTCCTGAAATTATAGAGTTATCTTGTATCCAGCCAATTCCAAACAAATCAGGCTGCCCTGAAATTCTTATGGTTGAAGCCATAATTATACCCTGTTCACTGGAGAAGACTGTTGAAAGGGTTATCCTTAATCTTACATCTTCTGGTTATTACCTGGATGCTATTGCTAAACAACTTGGGTTGTTGGAAGCTTCAGACCTTATGATCTCAAG GCCTATAGGTAAGGCTTCTTCTGAGACAAGGCTGCACTTTGCTGCTCCAAAGCAATCTCTGTTGGATATTTCTTCAGATGCTCATTCCAAAGAAGTTTGTAGCTTTGAAGGATCTTCAAATGCAAGAGCAAGTTACTTGTCTGGTCAAAATATATATGGTGATGCTATATTGGCAACGATTGGCTACACATGGAGATCCAAGGACCTTTTCTATGAAGATGTATCTTTGAAATCATATTACAG GATGCTTATTGGCAAGACACCAAGTGGACTTTACAAGCTGTCCAGAGGGAAAATACTTGCAGCCGAGTTACCTTTGGCATTTACTACAAATGCAAAATGGAAAGGTTTGTTACCAAGGGAGATACTATGTACATTCTGTCGTCAGCATCGGCTTTCTCAGCCTATCTTCTCTACTTTGAGTCTAGAAGAATCATCTGACTCGTCACAATCACACAAGAAGTTAAGGGTGACAGACTTGGGTGTGAAAGACACAGAACATGCAAATGGTTGTGTTGTTGCTACTGGTGCAAATGAAACAGTAAAATCTGGAGGTAGCTTCAGCTGTGAACTAAAAGTACATTCGAAATTTCAGGATTTGATTTTAGAATGCTCACCAAAAATTTCTTTCAGAATGCAGAATGATTCTGTCCAAAATGCTTCTTTGAAAGTTCTATTATGGTTAGATATATATTTTACGGATCCAAATGTGTCGTTTGAGACATTAAAGGCTTCTGCTGATGACCTTGACATTAGATTTGAACcaaatttttttgttgaagcATTTAAGCTTTGCCAATTTTTTCGTAATGTTGGTCATAGTGAGATTGAAGAAGGCAAATTAGTAAATTCGAACTCAGTGAATGTACCAAAATCTCTCTCTGGACAAGGACTTCATTCGCTGATTATAGAAGGCCCTGATTCTGGTGTTTGTCCATCCAATGGGTCCTTATCATGTGTGAGTTATTCTGCATCTCTTGTGACTGAAGAGCATATGAAAGAACAACTGGAAAGCAGTGACGACTTTGAGTTTGAGATAGCATCTGGAGCTGTGAATCCGCATCTTGAATCAGTTCTCATTCAGATGTCTGTCGGTCAGTCTGCTTGTTTCTTTATGGATCTGCCCCCTCAAGATTTGATTTTTGCTGCAGCTGATGATTCTGCAAGAATGTTTTCCTTATTGTCTTCAA AAACCTGCTGCTTGGAGTTCACTATAAGGTTGTTGCGGGTAATAGAACCTTTGGAGGACAGAATGGAGCACGCCTTTTTCAGCCCTCCACTATCAAAACAGCGAGTGGAGTATGCAGTGCAAAGCATCAGAGAATCTTGTTCTGCTACTCTG GTTGACTTTGGATGTGGCTCTGGTAGTTTGTTGGATTCCCTGTTAAATTACCCAACTTCTCTGGAAAAAATTGCTGGTGTGGATCTTTCACAAAAGAGTCTTACCAGTGCAGCAAAG ATACTTAATACCAAATTAAGCTCAACTTCAGATGTTGATATCTCATCTACACCCCTAAAATCTGCAATTCTCTATGATGGTTCAGTTACAGATTCTGATTCTAGATTGTGTGGGTTTGATATCGGCACTTGCTTAGAG GTAATTGAGCATATGGAGGAAGATCAAGCGCATCTCTTTGGCAATGTGGCACTCAGTTATTTTTGTCCTAAGATACTTATTGTGTCAACTCCAAACTATGAATATAACGTCATACTACAGAAGTCTACTCTATCAACCCCAGAAGATGATCCGGATGAAAGAAGTGAATCACAACCTTGTAAGTTTCGTAACCATGATCACAAATTTGAGTGGACGAGAGCACAGTTCAATTGCTGGGCAACTGAATTGGCCACAAGGCACAACTACGATGTTGAGTTCAGTGGGGTTGGTGGATATGGTGATGAACCAGGTTTTGCTTCCCAGATTGCTGTTTTTAGACAGAGAACCATACCTCAGGAAGATCATCCTGAAGAAATCCCAGATTCAGAACATCCTTACCAAGTTATTTGGGAATGGACTAGTAACGATAGGTCATGA
- the LOC126786200 gene encoding putative germin-like protein 2-2 isoform X1, translating into MANQILVLAVLTMTSLTCTLVIAFEPSPLQDFCVADTTSSVPRVNGLPCLDSKLAQADHFFFGGLHIAGNTSNPLGVRITPVNVAQISGLNTLGISLARIDYAPWGVTPPHTHPRATEILTVLEGTVAVGFVTSNPDNKLISKVLNKGDVFVFPVGLVHYQQNVGNGTAVSLSSLSSQNPGVITIANSVFGANPSISDDVLAKAFQVDKSIISDLQIKF; encoded by the exons ATGGCAAACCAAATTTTGGTATTGGCAGTCTTGACCATGACATCATTGACATGTACTCTGGTCATTGCATTTGAGCCTAGTCCATTGCAAGATTTCTGCGTAGCTGACACGACTAGCTCAG TACCAAGAGTGAATGGCCTACCTTGCTTGGACTCCAAGCTAGCGCAAGCCGACCATTTCTTCTTCGGAGGGCTTCACATTGCCGGAAATACCTCAAACCCTCTCGGAGTTAGAATCACCCCAGTCAATGTGGCCCAAATTTCAGGACTCAACACCCTCGGAATCTCACTGGCCCGCATTGACTATGCACCGTGGGGTGTTACCCCTCCTCACACCCATCCTCGTGCCACCGAAATTCTAACAGTCTTGGAGGGCACTGTTGCTGTTGGGTTTGTGACTTCTAATCCTGACAACAAGCTCATTTCTAAGGTGCTTAACAAGGGTGATGTGTTTGTTTTCCCTGTGGGACTAGTTCACTACCAGCAAAATGTGGGTAATGGAACTGCAGTGTCACTCTCCTCTCTGAGCAGCCAAAACCCTGGAGTCATCACAATTGCTAATTCAGTTTTTGGAGCGAATCCTTCAATTTCGGATGATGTTCTGGCCAAGGCTTTCCAGGTGGACAAATCCATAATTAGTGAtcttcaaataaaattttag